In Drosophila gunungcola strain Sukarami unplaced genomic scaffold, Dgunungcola_SK_2 000070F, whole genome shotgun sequence, the DNA window GGCAGCTGCCAGCCGGGTTCGAAGTGCTCCAGGCGATTGGTGCTGCTCAGTGCCGCCTCTGTGGACAGTGGCTGCACAAAGGGGCGCAGCTCCTCGGGAAACCTTGGGCATGAGCTGACATCCTCGCCGGCCACCAGCTGCAGGCGATGCACTGCCTCGTTGTAGAGGTCCGCACAGAACTGCGGACAGCGCTGGCTGCCCCTGCGGATGGTCGTATCCTGGTCGGCGGCGTGTTTGAGACGTCGAAAGAGCTCTGGCCCCAGATTGCCCAGCAAAAACTCACGGATCTCCATCTGGTTTAGCTCCTGGTGGTGGCTCCGGCTGGCTAAGAACTTCACAGCCTCCTCCAGTTGGGACATCAGCCGCTGGCGGCCATTCGCCGAGTGTCGGAAGCGAAAGATCTTGAAGGAGCGCAGAGCCAAATCGTCGAGCTGAAGTTGGGGCTCCTCGTAAGCGGCATGGGCAGGATGCTGGACGATTAGGGCCACATCTGGGCAGCTGCTTGCCTGCACCAGCTGCCTCAAACGCTGCGGCATGTGCCGCAAGTTGGAAAGACCCGCCAGGCAAATGATGCCATTGGCTTGGGCCAGTTGAGCGTTGGGCGGCCAGTGGTCGCCTTCCTTTAACTTTAGCACACTCAATCCTATGCCTTGGGAGAAGGCCCTAATGTAGCCTCCATCTGCTGGCGCCAATTGAGCGTCCGGCGACTGCGGCTGCTGCAGCAGACCCCTGTCCAAATCGTAGTCCAGCTGGAAACCCTCCTCGCCGACGGGCAGACTCAACAGCAGCTTGTAGTAGCGCCGCGCCCCCGGCTGCCACTGCGGCAGACACTGAGCGAGTAGGCGCCACAGGTCCAGCTTCAGCCAGCACTGCTCCTCCAGACCGGCAAGCAGTTGGCCATAGTTGCACGGTTCGCCCAGACGATAGCGCCGTATCAGACGCAGGGAGTCCTCCACGCTGCGCTCGTTCACCAGGCGATCGGGGGCATCGGCTCCGAAGCTGAGCGGCAGCTGGTTGAACAGCGTGTCCTTCTGCTTCTGGACACGGCGATAGTTGCGCCAGCGCCGCATGTAGACTCGCATGACGCCCAGTTCGTAGAGGGAGCGCTGCATCTGCTGCTCGACCAGGCGGCGCGTTAGCGAGTCCACCAGGGAGTCGTAGGAGTGGCAGGCCTGCTGGTGCAGCTGCCATTCCCTTTGGCAAATCTCAGCCAGGGTGCCGCTGAAAATATCTTGATAGCACTCCAGAGTCTTGGCCTTTTTAAGCGACTccctctgctgctgctgctccatcAGACGCAGCTGCTCCAGCTTCTGCTgccgctcctgctcctgctcccgctGACGAcgctgctgctccagctgTTCCTGCTGGCGACGCTGCTGCTCCTGGCGTTCCCTCAGCTTCTGCTGACGCACGCGCTCGGCCTCGGCCACCTTGGCCTCGTGGATGGCCATCAGTTCGGCCTCCCGCTGCTTGGCCAGGGCAATGGCCTGCTGCAGGGCCTGGTGCTTGGCCTCCTCCTGCGCCCGCCGCTGCTGCTCGGCCAGGGCCTGCTCCTGGAGCTCCTGGGCGCGGGATTTGGGCAGCACAAAGCTGAAGGCACTGCTGGGAATGGATGGAAGTGCTCCAGTGGTGGCAGGAGCGGCCATTCCGCCGCCCGGCTGCATGGGCACCTTAAAAAAGTTATCAGGAGCTGACGGTGGCTGTGGCTGCatctcctcctgctgctgctgctgcatgcCCGGCAGCTGATCCTTGGCCGACCAGGAGATGCTCTTGAGCAGGCCATGCTCGTTGAAGCTGTTGTGCGGGCGGTGATTCAAGTAGATGTCTCTCGGGGGCAGGGGTTCCCCGCAGACGACCTCGCCCACGCTCTGCCGGCGCTTCATCTCCACCAGCTGCAAATATATGTTAATCAAGAGGTAGAGCATTTGTGGAAAAGCAGCGAAACCCACCTCAATCTGCCGTGGCAGCTTGTACTCCGTCTCCACGGCGTGCATCCTGCTGAGCACAACGCGGCCCGCCTCGTTGACCTCCAGGCCATAGTGCTGGACGAAGTCGGCCGCCTCCTGTTCGCTGACGAAGCTCAGCATATCGGTGATGTAGCTGAGTGGCAGCGAGGACACCTCGTCCTTCCGCGGCGCCCTGTAGGCCTGGATCAAACGATGCAGGGCCAGGACACGCAGGCGCGTGAAGTACGTGACCAGGATGCAGGCACTCAGGTAGCTGGTCTCCTCGTCCACCAGCATCTGAAAGAAGCGCACAAAGTTCGTGTCCTGCAGGGCCAGGTGGAACTGAATGGCCTGGCGCAGCTCGGGGCAACTCTGCAGCTCCGCGGGCAGCTGGCCAATGTCCCACAGGAAGTTGGCATCGGCCAGGTTGAGCAGCACGATGTAGCCGCGGAACTCCGCCTCCCGGGGCACTGGACGCCCTTCAGCCGCAGATCGTGGTACATGTACTTGAGCGTCTGCAGGCATTTGGTGAGATTCTCGGCATTGATCTTGCTGTCGAAGACGGAGGGATCGGCGGCCACCAGGCGGGCGGCACAGTGGATGTGGAAGCGGGCGCACTGCTCCACCAACTTGACGGCGCCCAGCGAGCACAGCTCCTGCTGGGTGATCTCCTTGCGGATGGAGCGCGTGCGGTCCCACACGAAGTGGAACCAGTCGCCCAGATGAGCGCTATGCGGCTCCTGGCGCTCGCTTAGGTCCATGATCTCGTGCATCAGGTAGCTCATGGTCATGTGCAGGGCGGCCTCGTGGCGCAGCTCGTGCGGCAGAGGCGTCTCCTGGTCGGCACTGCTGCGCGAGTACTGCTTGAGGGCCCGCTCGTTGCAGATGAACTCGTCGGAGCCCGGCTGCAGCTCGTAGATGGCCACCTGGCGCTGGAACTCGCGCAGCACGCGCTCCTTTTCGGGACACATGTCCGGGCAGTGGCCCTGGGTGGCTCCTTCCGGCTGTCGCTGGGTTTGGCTCAGCCGCAGCAGCTTGTCCCGCGCATCCAGCACCCGGTACTTCTCCTCGCTGGTGTGGGCCGGTCGCCGCATCACCGCCTCCAGTTCCCTCATCTGGGCAGGCGTTCGTTCCCTGGGAGGATTCTTTGATGGAGCAGCCGCCggcgccgcagcagcagcaagtggCATTGCGGGCAGTTGCATGGGATTGGGAGGCTTCGGCGCTGGGGTTCTGCCACCACCGCCGGGAGCATACTCACTACGCCAGCCCGACTGCAGGGCACTCAGCTCGGCCTGCACATCGGGATCCACCCACTCCTCCGTTTTGTGGGCCGGCGCCGTCTCGTTCTCCGCATAGGACATCTCGAACTGGTGGCCCTGGAAGGAGCCGCCCTCGAGGAGCGCCcgctccgcctcctcctcgcTGGCATAGCTCACGGTGCAGGTCATCCGCCGCGGGCGCAGGACGAAGTTCATCAGAGTGCCGTAGCGGCCGAAATGCGAGCGCGCCACATATTTGTCAAGAAACAGCTCCGGAATGTTTGTGCATCTGTTCCCAGAATAATAACATGAACATACGCATGATTAACTACCGCTTTACAGGCGGTTATGTACATATATCCCATACTCACAGTAATGTCTTGTAGTTGTAGGCGCCGGGGCGGGAGTCTGCCATCGATTTATGTCTAAAACTCTacgaaataaacaaattcgaATAAAATATGGCTTTGATCTAGAGATGGGTCGGCCAATCATGATAGCATTGATATTATAGcgtatttccacagagatccacCCACCTTCCACCATCCGATCCGCTGAAGGGATGTCCATAAGGTTTTGCCGTTCCAAAAACTTCCCAGTCAGTCCGCCGTTAGCGATAGTTAGCCGATTTTTTTGCGGTGCAGCCCTGTTCCAACGCAGTCCATCCCTGAtgaaactccgatttccacagagcacatccatCTTCCACCATCAGATTACAGCTGGTCTGAACAGCTGCGGCTCATGAAAACATAGACAAAGATGGTTGAACTGTTGACTTTCTTACGTTTTGACGggccacagctgttcagatcagctgaaatcagatggtggaaggtggatgtgctctgtggaaatcagagtttcacattttttgaaaattccaaccgtATCCAACGGACTGTGTAGAAAAGGGGCATAACAGCGGTACATGAATACCAAAAAATACCAAATGATTttcagacaaaaaaaaaaactgttaattTGGTTTCAGAAATATCTTGCTAATTGGTCACACTTTAACCATACGGCCCAAAGCTTGCGCTGCCAGCTAAAATCATTTGCCCGTCAGACGAGCAGCAGGCTGACACTAGGGACTCTTTTAATGCCCGTTTAATTCCACACATTTGCACTttgtaaaagaaattaaagcaGGTCCAACACTAAACTTAACCGAACCGAATTGGGTTAATAAGATATCTAAATATCCCAGGTTCATGTGGTCGAGCGGCCCAATCGCTCGGCCTTAGAGCGCTTCAAGCTGCCGGACATGTTGCCCTCAGTTGAACCAGCACCTACGTATAATAACCAAAATTTATGCGAGGAAGCTTTTCTTATCAGTAATCCCCAAcgaaattcaataaataactttaaaataaatttaaatcaaaaacccatcgcaaataaaatattcgatGAAGTGCGTTCAGGGCCAGTCATTAAATTTGACTGCTCGACTGACGGTTAGGTAGGGTAAAAGAGTGACCAATtagcaattatttaaaataccagATTTACAGATCCCTTTTGGTGTTTCTTGGCCAAACGCATATAGCCTATTCACACTACCGAATTTTTTGGTGGAACGATGGGAAGacgggaaaaaaattaaattcacacTGCCATAAGTCTTCTTATTCCGAGTGCTCAAAGCAAAGGGTAATTCAACCTGAAGGAAGTGAAAAATTGAGAATGAACATTAATATGGCAACTTTTTGGGAGGCATTCAACAAAAGAGTCATTAAATTGGTTCGGGAATTTTTTGTCgtcaacattttattattttagtggatttttctaatattttttcggttttttccattaaattaCTATTCTCTGCCAGCTCCAACTTCAAaagattatatattttattcttttcgcCGAGGCCTGGCGTACGTTCAACCGGAGTTCATCTTAGAAACCTGGCAAGGATTTGCaattttctggtattttttATGTTGATCTGAGCACCGGGGTCAGAAAAGGCACTGACGAAAAGTGTCCGCCAGTTATTTGCCTCTCGCTTTCTCTCATAGCTGACGAACGGATTTTGTCAATCTAAGTACTAGGATTAAAATAGGAGCAGCAGAAGTTGACAATATATTACAGAAAATGCGGAACAGCGTGTTTATACGGATCGTCATTGACGGTAGACGGTGGATAAAAGCCAATTcacattaaagttttttttttttggggaacgatgtaattattaaaatgacaGTTATTTATTGATGGAATGGATGGATGATGTTGGTGGATGTTGGCTTATGATGGCCTATGGCGACCACCCGATCCATTAATTTCTGATGGATTGCAACATATATATCAGTGTTTTTCCGCGCTAAATGTAGGTCGTCCAGCTTTTTGCCTAGCAGGTCCAATGGAAATCAATACCTTCCTATTATTTCATATTATCGAATTGTCATTTGTTCACATTTATAAAGTACAcaaatgcggcaatggaatcaggctataagaaTGATTCAAAATATCGATGTTCAGCAGAAATAAACGATAGCTTCGATGTTTTACCATCTCTTATTTACAGTTAGCCGCACGGAATCTGGGCACACTGCTTTGgaacgaaattgaaataaatattaggACATGGAGACGCACGACGCCCTTTTCAAGGCGGAATCTGGTGCGCATCAGGATGAGGCAAAGCGCCAGGAGCACCTGCAGCTCATCCGGGAGCTGCACCACCAGCAGGGCGTCCCCGTGGGCGTGGCGGCCGAGCGTCTGCAGCAGCTGTTCGCGGAGGTGCGAGCAAGAGGGCACCACGACCTGTTGCGCCTGTGGCAGCTGTGGCTGAGCGAACTAATCCTGGCCAGGCGGATCATCCTGGTGAGGACACACCTCCTGGCGGGCGATCTACTGGCCGGCGGGCAGCAGAGGCCGCCGAATGCGGCCATCCAACTGCTGCTGGCTCTGCTGAAAACGACGCCCAAGGAAAAACTGGTGGATTTCTGGCCCATGTTGAGCGCATTTCCCCATCCCAAGGAGGTGGACGCAGccctgctgctcctgcagtGCCAGGAGCTGGTGCTGGCCGAGCTGCCGGCGGAGGAGTCACCGGCGGAGGAGGCCGGCCTCAGCCGCAACCTGGCCAACTCACTAATCCACATGCATTTCGAAAGCTCCTGGGTGACAGTTCCCGCCGAGAAGGAGGTTGAGCAGCTGCCCCTTCTGCTGGCGCACAGCTTGCAGCTGCTCCAAAAGCTGGTGGCCCGACAGCAGCCGGACTATGCGACGGAACGGGTGCCCGAGCTGATGGGCCTGGTCCAGTGCTACCTGCAGTATGGAGAAATGGAGAAGGGAGCGCCTCCCAAGCCACGCAAGTTGCCGCCCGCTCAGCAGTCGGCCGCCTATGGCCAGGAGCTCGAGGAgccggagcagcagcagcccggCCAGAAGTCCGGCTCCGGCGGCCGCAAGAACAAGGTGCGCAAGATGCGATCGCTGGCCAAGCAGCGCAACCAAGCGGCAATCAGTG includes these proteins:
- the LOC128264402 gene encoding LOW QUALITY PROTEIN: protein xmas (The sequence of the model RefSeq protein was modified relative to this genomic sequence to represent the inferred CDS: inserted 2 bases in 2 codons); translated protein: MADSRPGAYNYKTLLCTNIPELFLDKYVARSHFGRYGTLMNFVLRPRRMTCTVSYASEEEAERALLEGGSFQGHQFEMSYAENETAPAHKTEEWVDPDVQAELSALQSGWRSEYAPGGGGRTPAPKPPNPMQLPAMPLAAAAAPAAAPSKNPPRERTPAQMRELEAVMRRPAHTSEEKYRVLDARDKLLRLSQTQRQPEGATQGHCPDMCPEKERVLREFQRQVAIYELQPGSDEFICNERALKQYSRSSADQETPLPHELRHEAALHMTMSYLMHEIMDLSERQEPHSAHLGDWFHFVWDRTRSIRKEITQQELCSLGAVKLVEQCARFHIHCAARLVAADPSVFDSKINAENLTKCLQTLKYMYHDLRLKGVQCPXEAEFRGYIVLLNLADANFLWDIGQLPAELQSCPELRQAIQFHLALQDTNFVRFFQMLVDEETSYLSACILVTYFTRLRVLALHRLIQAYRAPRKDEVSSLPLSYITDMLSFVSEQEAADFVQHYGLEVNEAGRVVLSRMHAVETEYKLPRQIELVEMKRRQSVGEVVCGEPLPPRDIYLNHRPHNSFNEHGLLKSISWSAKDQLPGMQQQQQEEMQPQPPSAPDNFFKVPMQPGGGMAAPATTGALPSIPSSAFSFVLPKSRAQELQEQALAEQQRRAQEEAKHQALQQAIALAKQREAELMAIHEAKVAEAERVRQQKLRERQEQQRRQQEQLEQQRRQREQEQERQQKLEQLRLMEQQQQRESLKKAKTLECYQDIFSGTLAEICQREWQLHQQACHSYDSLVDSLTRRLVEQQMQRSLYELGVMRVYMRRWRNYRRVQKQKDTLFNQLPLSFGADAPDRLVNERSVEDSLRLIRRYRLGEPCNYGQLLAGLEEQCWLKLDLWRLLAQCLPQWQPGARRYYKLLLSLPVGEEGFQLDYDLDRGLLQQPQSPDAQLAPADGGYIRAFSQGIGLSVLKLKEGDHWPPNAQLAQANGIICLAGLSNLRHMPQRLRQLVQASSCPDVALIVQHPAHAAYEEPQLQLDDLALRSFKIFRFRHSANGRQRLMSQLEEAVKFLASRSHHQELNQMEIREFLLGNLGPELFRRLKHAADQDTTIRRGSQRCPQFCADLYNEAVHRLQLVAGEDVSSCPRFPEELRPFVQPLSTEAALSSTNRLEHFEPGWQLPRQRQRIVQLLERSKLPRMAPLRRRSPSASLVAEDQCQWVLDYVQTSQPEEECLEQIALQAIQILQSNEADCFLSFVEYLAGERVRGVLRQEQDLPRCIVYRTKTMRSRFLSAWYYEFQEPQMCGQEKEEEQEEDDFQEKEQEKEPEEQLDFDEIMSKAAAVLSRSRQRLEERPTLRDLNGSHKSPKNRTKSSGRIPDTENKPKLSRLISAMKGSRRESQSLGTRSSACKVVAQLMAGGGGGGQVEFXWTPHLASLLSRPCTNARLLRRPYVSFNTRLTRKLSGAMERRGSSINFLGRWQSRRGLHPSSCILPVKTRHAPKTVQGRKWPIWRQSSVRPLLLPSSNLWTGVLSQRFYVPSLRPADEEEEEGVERRAVPRLRVTREESDEEEAQLQRRRDGSRLRHPPAGNPLVERPEEGHSRGQEQGDRQPYVPSVLMTPQLATKWLTTPGKEHQEHREPTARMTSQVWVSGSQRRYRRSERTHRPITSELEGWRRSAHHQPVPIFQGQPAEQEHLRHASCRTSARSMRDIQQSSQMVWEAKKQTPWSRAREESVGKPGPGPGPMMAQESRSKQHRLITKELVYRAKDLPPKERGAGGGRGGKAMSKSSPERELIRQHLADLLPVAQKPSSFRIGYQRHAPTRQLLEQGKCHVSVRREQFLHLQPVRSPNSIIQSADLEARETLHRKDGAKRPCAVHTVVKPSLLTLIRGHGRRLVAKRSSSVGVRPQREASVRRLVRNASSLEVLCQASAKLKPKSLVNEYLNDQPIKKLPQVSSKLAHPFKDLEEPRIKEKKVATSWKQAHVARNYKYEASTSYRNRNSNSKYPGKKSTTKDMTEAYFLAKRSSSTALREEQRVTSSSKRVKPPRQPAISPKVQVPKVHSKQRSQEKLWS